A DNA window from Rhizobium sp. NXC14 contains the following coding sequences:
- the uxaC gene encoding glucuronate isomerase — protein sequence MDAGNGFLHPDRLFPADPATRTIARDLYDTVRNLPIVSPHGHTEPSWFADDKPFEDAASLLVIPDHYLFRMLHSVGVTLDELGVPRLDGKPVAEGRAIWRTFAKHYHLFRGTPSSLWVDHAMSAVLGCTEPLTADNADALYDHINAQLARPEFRPRALHQRFGIETIATTEGALDPLVHHQKMAAEGWIGKVRTTYRPDSVTDPDAVGFRDNLVKFGEITGADVTRWDGLIEAHRHRRAFFRQFGATATDHGVPTAFTADLPLAEKQALLDRALKGALSAVDAELFRGQMMTEMAGLSAEDGMVMQIHAGSRRNTDSGLFATRGPNMGADIPTRTDWVGGLNALLSKYGHAPGLRILLFTLDETTYARELAPMAGHWPCLMIGPPWWFHDSPLGIRRYLDQVVETAGFANMAGFNDDTRALLSIPARHDVWRREVCRFLAGLVAEHRISGKDAEFVARELSYDNAKKAYKL from the coding sequence ATGGATGCAGGCAACGGCTTTCTTCATCCGGACCGGCTCTTTCCGGCCGACCCGGCGACACGGACCATTGCGCGCGATCTTTACGACACGGTGCGCAATCTTCCGATCGTCAGCCCGCACGGGCACACCGAACCGTCCTGGTTCGCCGACGACAAGCCGTTTGAAGACGCGGCCTCGCTGCTGGTCATTCCCGATCACTATCTCTTTCGCATGCTGCACAGCGTCGGCGTCACCTTGGACGAGCTCGGTGTTCCCAGGCTCGACGGCAAGCCGGTGGCTGAGGGGCGGGCGATCTGGCGGACCTTTGCCAAGCATTACCACCTCTTCCGCGGAACGCCCTCGAGCCTCTGGGTCGACCATGCGATGTCGGCCGTGCTCGGCTGCACCGAGCCGCTGACGGCGGATAATGCCGATGCGCTCTATGATCACATCAATGCCCAGCTCGCCCGTCCCGAATTCCGCCCGCGGGCGCTGCATCAGCGATTCGGCATCGAAACGATCGCCACCACCGAAGGCGCGCTCGACCCGCTTGTCCATCACCAGAAAATGGCGGCGGAGGGCTGGATCGGCAAGGTCCGGACCACCTACCGGCCGGACAGCGTCACCGATCCCGATGCCGTCGGCTTCCGCGACAATCTCGTCAAATTCGGAGAGATCACCGGCGCCGATGTCACGCGCTGGGACGGCCTGATCGAGGCGCATCGGCACCGGCGTGCCTTTTTCCGCCAGTTCGGCGCGACCGCGACCGATCACGGCGTACCCACGGCCTTCACGGCTGATCTGCCGCTTGCAGAAAAGCAGGCGCTGCTCGACAGGGCATTGAAGGGCGCGCTTTCGGCTGTTGATGCCGAGCTCTTCCGCGGCCAGATGATGACCGAGATGGCCGGGCTTTCGGCCGAAGATGGCATGGTGATGCAGATTCACGCCGGCTCACGACGCAACACCGACAGCGGGCTGTTTGCGACGCGCGGCCCCAATATGGGCGCCGATATCCCGACCCGCACGGACTGGGTCGGCGGCCTGAATGCGCTGCTTTCCAAGTATGGCCACGCGCCGGGCCTGCGTATCCTCCTTTTCACCCTCGACGAGACGACCTATGCCCGGGAGCTCGCGCCGATGGCCGGCCACTGGCCCTGCCTGATGATTGGCCCGCCCTGGTGGTTCCATGACAGCCCGCTCGGCATCCGCCGCTATCTCGACCAGGTGGTAGAGACAGCAGGTTTTGCCAATATGGCCGGGTTCAACGACGATACGCGCGCGCTGCTGTCGATCCCTGCCCGCCATGACGTCTGGCGCCGCGAGGTCTGCCGCTTCCTCGCCGGGCTCGTCGCCGAGCACCGGATTTCCGGGAAGGACGCCGAGTTCGTGGCGCGCGAACTCTCCTATGACAATGCGAAGAAGGCCTACAAGCTGTGA
- the cmk gene encoding (d)CMP kinase, giving the protein MATKSFTIAIDGPAAAGKGTLSRLIAERYGFHHLDTGLTYRATAKALLDAGLPLDDEAVAEKIAREVELAGLDRDILSRHEIGEAASKIAVMPTVRRALVEAQRRFAAKTPGTVLDGRDIGTVVCPDAPVKLYVTASPEVRARRRYDEILGKGATADFDAIFEDVKRRDERDMGRADSPLKPADDAHLLDTSEMSIEAAFQAAQSIIDAVLSRNA; this is encoded by the coding sequence ATGGCAACAAAGAGTTTCACCATCGCCATCGACGGTCCGGCGGCGGCCGGCAAGGGGACGCTTTCGCGTCTTATCGCTGAACGATACGGCTTTCACCATCTCGACACGGGCCTGACTTACCGCGCGACCGCCAAGGCGCTGCTCGATGCCGGCCTGCCGCTCGACGACGAGGCGGTGGCGGAAAAGATCGCGCGGGAGGTTGAACTTGCCGGGCTGGATCGCGATATACTTTCCCGACACGAGATCGGCGAAGCCGCCTCGAAAATCGCTGTCATGCCGACGGTGCGCCGGGCCCTGGTTGAGGCGCAGCGTCGGTTTGCGGCAAAGACGCCGGGCACGGTGCTCGACGGACGCGATATCGGCACGGTCGTATGCCCGGATGCGCCGGTCAAGCTCTATGTGACGGCGTCGCCGGAGGTGCGCGCCAGACGGCGTTACGATGAGATCCTCGGCAAGGGGGCGACGGCGGATTTCGATGCGATTTTCGAGGACGTCAAGCGGCGCGACGAACGCGACATGGGACGGGCCGACAGCCCTTTGAAACCAGCCGATGATGCGCACTTGCTTGATACGTCGGAAATGAGTATAGAGGCCGCGTTCCAAGCCGCTCAATCGATCATCGATGCGGTCTTGAGCCGAAATGCCTAA
- a CDS encoding SlyX family protein, translating into MSDETNRITRLEEMLAYQAKTIEELSDQLAEQWKIVEQMRTKLDRLTERFLSLEEQTLDAPAITRPPHY; encoded by the coding sequence ATGTCCGACGAGACCAACCGCATCACCCGGCTGGAGGAAATGCTGGCCTATCAGGCAAAGACGATCGAAGAGCTTTCCGATCAACTCGCCGAACAATGGAAGATCGTGGAGCAGATGCGCACCAAGCTCGATCGGTTGACCGAACGTTTCCTGTCGCTGGAGGAGCAGACGCTGGACGCGCCCGCGATCACCCGCCCGCCGCATTACTAG
- a CDS encoding NAD-dependent succinate-semialdehyde dehydrogenase, producing MAFTTALTKHVPFSSPLLRDAGYINGVWTSGNAAGTFDVLNPATGELLASLPDMGAAETRTAIDAAYAAQPAWAARPAKERSVVLRKWFDLMVANADELAAILTAEMGKPFAEARGEILYAAAYIEWYAEEAKRIYGETIPAPSNDKRMIVIKQPVGVVGTITPWNFPAAMIARKIAPALAVGCTVVSKPAEQTPLTAIALAMLAEQAGIPAGVFNLIVGLDGPAIGRELCGNEKVRKISFTGSTEVGRILMRQCADQIKKVSLELGGNAPFIVFDDADLDAAVEGAIASKYRNAGQTCVCANRLYIQSSVYDAFAAKLAAKVAKMSVGDGFKPGVEIGPLIDEQGLAKVEDHVGDALAKGAKVLTGGKRLDGAGTFFTPTVLTGVTRDMTVAREETFGPVAPLFRFETVEDVIAQANDTEFGLAAYFYAGDLKKVWRVAEALEYGMIGINTGLMSSETAPFGGIKQSGLGREGSRHGAHDYLEMKYLCIGGV from the coding sequence ATGGCTTTCACCACCGCACTGACAAAGCACGTTCCTTTCTCTTCTCCCTTGCTTCGCGACGCCGGCTACATCAACGGCGTCTGGACATCAGGCAATGCTGCTGGAACTTTCGACGTGCTCAACCCGGCAACCGGCGAGCTGCTCGCCTCCCTGCCCGATATGGGTGCCGCGGAGACGCGAACGGCGATCGATGCGGCCTATGCCGCCCAGCCGGCCTGGGCTGCCCGCCCGGCAAAGGAGCGCAGCGTCGTCCTGCGCAAATGGTTCGACCTGATGGTCGCCAATGCCGACGAACTCGCGGCGATCCTGACGGCCGAAATGGGCAAGCCGTTCGCAGAAGCACGCGGCGAGATCCTTTATGCCGCCGCCTATATCGAATGGTATGCGGAAGAGGCCAAGCGCATTTACGGCGAGACGATCCCGGCGCCTTCCAACGATAAACGCATGATCGTCATCAAGCAGCCGGTCGGCGTCGTCGGCACGATCACGCCGTGGAATTTCCCGGCGGCGATGATTGCCCGCAAGATCGCGCCGGCGCTTGCCGTCGGCTGCACTGTCGTGTCGAAGCCGGCCGAGCAGACGCCGCTGACGGCGATTGCCCTTGCCATGCTCGCCGAACAGGCCGGCATTCCCGCCGGCGTCTTCAATCTCATTGTCGGGCTCGATGGCCCGGCGATCGGCCGCGAGCTCTGCGGCAATGAAAAAGTGCGCAAGATCAGCTTCACCGGCTCGACCGAGGTCGGCCGTATCCTGATGCGGCAATGCGCCGACCAGATCAAGAAGGTGAGCCTGGAGCTCGGCGGCAATGCGCCGTTCATCGTCTTTGACGATGCTGATCTCGACGCTGCCGTCGAGGGCGCGATCGCTTCGAAATATCGTAATGCCGGCCAGACCTGCGTCTGCGCCAACCGCCTCTATATCCAGTCCAGCGTCTATGACGCCTTTGCCGCGAAACTTGCCGCGAAGGTCGCCAAGATGTCGGTCGGCGACGGGTTCAAGCCCGGTGTCGAGATCGGGCCACTGATCGACGAGCAGGGTCTTGCCAAGGTGGAGGACCATGTCGGCGACGCGCTTGCCAAGGGCGCCAAGGTTCTGACCGGCGGCAAGCGCCTCGACGGCGCCGGCACCTTCTTTACGCCGACGGTGCTGACCGGCGTGACCCGCGACATGACGGTGGCGCGCGAGGAAACGTTCGGGCCGGTGGCGCCGCTCTTCCGCTTCGAGACGGTCGAGGACGTCATCGCTCAGGCCAACGACACGGAATTCGGGCTGGCCGCCTATTTCTATGCCGGAGACCTCAAGAAGGTCTGGCGGGTGGCGGAAGCGCTGGAATATGGCATGATCGGCATCAATACTGGCCTGATGTCGTCAGAGACGGCGCCCTTCGGCGGCATCAAACAATCGGGCCTCGGCCGCGAGGGCTCGCGCCACGGCGCCCACGATTATCTGGAGATGAAATATCTCTGCATTGGCGGCGTTTGA
- the rpsA gene encoding 30S ribosomal protein S1: MSVATPSREDFAALLEESFAKNDLAEGYVTKGIVTGIEKDVAVVDVGLKVEGRIALKEFGARAKDGSLKVGDEVEVYVERIENALGEAVLSREKARREESWIKLEAKFEAGERVEGVIFNQVKGGFTVDLDGAIAFLPRSQVDIRPIRDVTPLMHNPQPFEILKMDKRRGNIVVSRRTVLEESRAEQRSEIVQNLEEGQVVDGVVKNITDYGAFVDLGGIDGLLHVTDMAWRRVNHPSEILNIGQQVKVQIIRINQETHRISLGMKQLESDPWDGIQAKYPEGKKISGTVTNITDYGAFVELEPGIEGLIHISEMSWTKKNVHPGKILSTSQEVEVVVLEVDPSKRRISLGLKQTLENPWAAFARSHPAGTEVEGEVKNKTEFGLFIGLDGDVDGMVHLSDLDWNRPGEQVIEEYNKGDVVKAVVLDVDVEKERISLGIKQLGKDSVGEAAASGDLRKNAVVSCEVIAINDGGIEVKLVNHEDITSFIRRADLARDRDEQRPERFSVGQIVDARVTNFSKKDRKIMLSIKALEIAEEKEAVAQFGSSDSGASLGDILGAALKNRSGE, encoded by the coding sequence ATGTCAGTAGCAACTCCCTCTCGCGAGGATTTCGCGGCCCTTCTCGAAGAGTCCTTTGCCAAGAACGATCTGGCTGAAGGCTATGTCACCAAGGGTATCGTCACGGGCATCGAAAAGGATGTCGCCGTTGTCGACGTCGGCCTCAAGGTCGAAGGCCGCATCGCGCTCAAGGAATTCGGCGCACGCGCCAAGGACGGTTCGCTGAAGGTCGGCGACGAAGTCGAAGTCTATGTCGAGCGCATCGAAAACGCGCTTGGTGAAGCCGTTCTGTCGCGCGAGAAGGCTCGCCGCGAAGAAAGCTGGATCAAGCTCGAAGCCAAGTTCGAAGCCGGCGAGCGCGTCGAAGGCGTGATCTTCAACCAGGTCAAGGGCGGCTTCACCGTCGACCTCGACGGCGCGATCGCCTTCCTGCCGCGTTCGCAGGTCGACATCCGCCCGATCCGCGACGTCACGCCGCTGATGCACAACCCGCAGCCCTTCGAAATCCTCAAGATGGACAAGCGCCGCGGCAACATCGTGGTTTCGCGCCGTACGGTTCTGGAAGAGTCCCGTGCCGAGCAGCGTTCTGAAATCGTTCAGAACCTCGAAGAAGGCCAGGTTGTTGACGGCGTCGTCAAGAACATCACCGATTACGGTGCGTTCGTCGACCTCGGCGGCATCGACGGCCTGCTGCACGTCACCGACATGGCATGGCGCCGTGTGAACCATCCGTCGGAAATCCTGAACATCGGCCAGCAGGTCAAGGTTCAGATCATCCGTATCAACCAGGAAACCCACCGCATCTCGCTCGGCATGAAGCAGCTCGAGAGCGATCCGTGGGATGGCATCCAGGCGAAATATCCGGAAGGCAAGAAGATTTCCGGTACCGTCACGAACATTACGGATTACGGTGCGTTCGTCGAGCTGGAGCCGGGCATCGAAGGCCTGATCCACATCTCGGAAATGTCCTGGACCAAGAAGAACGTTCACCCCGGCAAGATCCTGTCCACGAGCCAGGAAGTCGAAGTCGTCGTTCTCGAGGTCGATCCGTCCAAGCGCCGTATTTCGCTCGGCCTCAAGCAGACGCTGGAAAACCCGTGGGCAGCATTCGCCCGCAGCCATCCGGCCGGCACTGAAGTCGAAGGCGAAGTCAAGAACAAGACCGAATTCGGCCTGTTCATCGGCCTCGACGGCGATGTCGACGGCATGGTGCACCTCTCCGACCTCGACTGGAATCGTCCGGGCGAGCAGGTCATCGAGGAGTACAACAAGGGTGACGTCGTCAAGGCTGTCGTTCTCGACGTCGATGTCGAGAAGGAACGCATCTCGCTCGGCATCAAGCAGCTCGGCAAGGACTCGGTTGGTGAAGCAGCAGCTTCGGGCGACCTGCGCAAGAACGCAGTTGTTTCCTGCGAAGTCATCGCCATCAACGACGGCGGCATCGAAGTGAAGCTCGTCAATCACGAGGATATCACTTCCTTCATCCGTCGCGCCGATCTCGCCCGTGACCGCGACGAGCAGCGCCCTGAGCGCTTCTCGGTCGGCCAGATCGTCGACGCCCGCGTCACCAACTTCTCCAAGAAGGACCGCAAGATCATGCTGTCCATCAAGGCTCTGGAGATTGCGGAAGAGAAGGAAGCCGTCGCTCAGTTCGGTTCGTCCGACTCGGGCGCTTCGCTCGGCGACATCCTGGGCGCAGCCCTGAAGAACCGCAGCGGCGAATAA
- a CDS encoding 4-aminobutyrate--2-oxoglutarate transaminase: MTATHLTDRKNAAISRGVGMTTQIYADHAENAEIWDKEGRRYIDFAAGIAVLNTGHRHPRVIAAVKEQLDHFTHTCHQVVPYENYVSLAERLNALLPGNFQKKTIFVTTGAEAVENAVKIARAATGRSAVIAFSGGFHGRTFMGMALTGKVVPYKVGFGAMPGDVFHVPFPVELHGVSVDQSLAALKKLFAADVDPQRVAAIILEPVQGEGGFYPAPVAFMKALRELCDQHGILLIADEVQTGFARTGRMFAMDHHEVAADLTTMAKSLAGGFPLAAVTGRAEVMDAPGPGGLGGTYGGNPLGIAAAHAVLDVIVDEDLCSRANQLGGRLKQRLESLREKVPEIADIRGPGFMNAVEFNDRTTGLPSADFANKVRLTALDKGLILLTCGVHGNVIRFLAPITIQDEVFGEALDILETSMLEASTGK, translated from the coding sequence ATGACCGCGACACACCTTACCGACCGGAAGAATGCCGCGATTTCGCGCGGTGTCGGCATGACCACCCAGATCTATGCGGACCACGCAGAGAATGCCGAAATCTGGGACAAGGAGGGCCGCCGCTATATCGATTTCGCCGCCGGCATCGCCGTGCTCAACACCGGTCACCGCCATCCCAGGGTTATCGCAGCCGTCAAGGAGCAACTCGACCACTTTACCCACACCTGCCATCAGGTCGTGCCCTACGAGAACTACGTCAGCCTTGCCGAACGGTTGAACGCGCTGTTGCCCGGCAATTTCCAGAAGAAGACGATCTTCGTCACCACTGGCGCCGAGGCGGTCGAGAATGCCGTCAAGATCGCACGCGCGGCAACCGGCCGCTCGGCCGTCATCGCCTTCAGCGGCGGTTTCCATGGCCGCACCTTCATGGGCATGGCGCTGACCGGCAAGGTCGTGCCCTACAAGGTCGGCTTCGGCGCGATGCCCGGCGACGTGTTCCATGTTCCTTTCCCGGTCGAACTTCACGGCGTCTCCGTCGACCAATCGCTTGCAGCGCTGAAGAAACTCTTCGCCGCCGATGTCGATCCGCAGCGCGTCGCCGCCATTATCCTCGAGCCGGTGCAGGGCGAAGGCGGCTTCTATCCGGCGCCCGTAGCCTTCATGAAAGCACTGCGCGAACTCTGCGACCAGCACGGCATCCTCTTGATCGCTGACGAGGTGCAGACCGGTTTTGCCCGCACCGGCAGAATGTTCGCGATGGATCATCACGAGGTGGCCGCCGACCTGACGACGATGGCGAAAAGCCTTGCCGGCGGCTTCCCACTTGCTGCCGTCACCGGCCGCGCCGAAGTCATGGACGCGCCGGGACCGGGCGGGCTCGGCGGCACATACGGCGGCAACCCGCTCGGCATCGCAGCTGCCCATGCCGTCCTCGACGTCATCGTGGACGAAGACCTCTGCAGTCGCGCCAACCAGCTCGGCGGACGGCTGAAGCAGCGGCTTGAATCCTTGCGCGAGAAGGTGCCGGAGATTGCCGATATTCGCGGACCCGGCTTCATGAACGCCGTCGAATTCAATGACCGGACGACGGGATTGCCGAGTGCTGACTTCGCCAACAAGGTGCGGCTGACAGCGCTCGACAAGGGGCTGATCCTGCTCACCTGCGGCGTCCATGGCAACGTCATCCGCTTCCTCGCGCCGATCACCATTCAGGACGAGGTCTTCGGCGAGGCGCTCGACATTCTCGAGACGTCAATGCTGGAAGCAAGCACGGGCAAGTGA
- a CDS encoding ribonuclease D yields MAATIRYHEGDISATDAARYTGAIAIDTETLGLVPRRDRLCVVQLSPGDGTADIIRIAAGQKEAPNLVALLEDPTHQKIFHYGRFDIAVLFHTFGVTTNPVFCTKIASRLCRTYTDRHGLKDNLKEMLDVDVSKAQQSSDWAAETLSPAQLEYAASDVLYLHALRDKLTARLIRDGRFDHATACFAFLPTRAKLDLLGWEEADIFAHS; encoded by the coding sequence ATGGCCGCCACCATCCGTTATCACGAAGGCGATATTTCCGCGACCGATGCGGCCCGCTACACCGGCGCGATCGCGATCGATACCGAGACGCTGGGCCTGGTGCCGCGGCGGGATCGTCTCTGCGTCGTCCAGCTTTCTCCGGGCGACGGCACCGCCGACATCATCCGCATTGCCGCCGGCCAGAAAGAGGCCCCCAATCTCGTCGCTCTGCTCGAAGATCCCACGCACCAGAAGATATTTCATTACGGCCGCTTCGATATCGCCGTGCTCTTCCATACTTTCGGCGTCACGACGAACCCGGTGTTCTGCACCAAGATCGCCTCGCGCCTCTGCCGCACCTACACCGATCGCCACGGCCTCAAGGACAATCTCAAGGAGATGCTCGATGTTGACGTCTCCAAGGCGCAGCAATCTTCCGATTGGGCGGCCGAGACACTGTCGCCGGCCCAGCTCGAATATGCCGCATCCGACGTGCTTTATCTGCACGCGCTTCGCGACAAGCTGACGGCCCGCCTGATCCGCGACGGCCGCTTCGACCACGCTACGGCCTGCTTCGCATTCCTGCCGACCCGCGCCAAGCTCGACCTTCTCGGCTGGGAAGAGGCCGATATCTTCGCTCACAGCTGA
- a CDS encoding MerR family transcriptional regulator, whose amino-acid sequence MSDNGPVRYKVAEAARLAGVSASTLRLWESQGLVVPARSETGHRQYSAEDVARLKRISWYRAERGLNPAAIREALESEEPSADGAEPGQDSGLGRKLRSLRHAAGKTLDQVAGDIGITASTLSTLERTSQGVGFKTLHDLAEYYATTVSRLSGAESEEVPAVIRAGEWRTWPETTPGVTVQLLAEGRRMMDCHRFVLAPGAASEGAYRHEGEEFMHVLSGRLELVLDSDQFFDLGPGDSLYFESRRYHSWRNRHDGETVLLWINTPPTF is encoded by the coding sequence ATGAGTGACAACGGGCCTGTGCGCTACAAGGTGGCGGAGGCCGCGCGGCTGGCGGGCGTCTCCGCCTCGACGTTGCGCCTCTGGGAAAGCCAGGGTCTGGTCGTTCCCGCCCGCTCCGAAACCGGCCATCGCCAATACAGCGCCGAAGACGTGGCGCGGCTGAAGCGCATCTCCTGGTATCGGGCCGAGCGCGGTCTCAATCCCGCAGCCATTCGCGAGGCGCTGGAGAGCGAGGAACCTTCCGCCGACGGTGCCGAACCCGGCCAGGATTCCGGCCTCGGCCGTAAATTGCGGAGCCTCCGCCACGCCGCGGGCAAAACGCTTGATCAGGTCGCCGGTGATATCGGCATCACCGCTTCGACGCTCTCGACGCTGGAGCGCACCTCGCAAGGCGTCGGGTTCAAGACGCTTCACGACCTCGCCGAATATTACGCCACCACCGTCTCCCGCCTCTCCGGCGCGGAAAGCGAGGAGGTGCCGGCAGTGATACGCGCCGGCGAGTGGCGCACCTGGCCGGAAACGACCCCCGGGGTTACCGTGCAGCTGCTTGCCGAAGGCCGAAGGATGATGGATTGCCACCGTTTCGTGCTGGCGCCGGGCGCCGCCAGCGAGGGCGCCTATCGCCACGAAGGCGAGGAATTCATGCATGTCCTGTCCGGCCGGCTGGAACTGGTGCTCGACAGCGACCAGTTCTTCGATCTCGGCCCGGGCGATTCACTGTATTTCGAAAGCCGCCGCTACCATTCCTGGCGCAACCGCCACGATGGCGAAACCGTGCTCCTCTGGATAAACACGCCGCCGACATTCTGA